One stretch of bacterium DNA includes these proteins:
- a CDS encoding integration host factor subunit beta, translating into MTKREIAITVAKKLNVTQKVAAQVLDALIEEMRQTLSRGERIEIRDFGVFSVRKAKQKLARNPRTNQEVIVPARKRIKFVPGKRMKALSMDLSD; encoded by the coding sequence ATGACGAAGCGGGAGATTGCCATAACCGTGGCCAAGAAGCTGAACGTGACCCAGAAGGTCGCGGCTCAGGTTCTCGACGCGCTCATTGAGGAGATGCGTCAGACCCTCTCCCGGGGCGAGCGAATCGAGATCCGGGACTTCGGCGTCTTCAGCGTCCGCAAGGCCAAGCAGAAGCTCGCCCGCAACCCGCGCACCAACCAGGAAGTCATCGTCCCCGCCCGCAAGAGGATAAAATTCGTCCCCGGCAAGCGGATGAAGGCGCTGTCCATGGATCTGTC